One part of the Fusobacterium pseudoperiodonticum genome encodes these proteins:
- the yqeH gene encoding ribosome biogenesis GTPase YqeH encodes MTKKCVGCGIELQNTDKDLQGYTPKSIDSKEDTYCQRCFQLKHYGKYSTNKMTREDYKKEVGKLLDDVKLVIAVFDIIDFEGSFDVEILDILREKDSIVVVNKLDLIPDEKHPSEVANWVKDRLAEESIAPLDIAIVSTKNGYGVNGIFKKIKHFYPDGVNAMVIGVTNVGKSSVINRLLGKRIATVSKYPGTTIKNTLNMIPFTNIGLYDTPGLIPEGRASDLLCDSCAQKIIPAGEISRKTFKAKYDRIIMIDNLVKIRVLNDEEVKPIFAIYAAKDVKFHETTIERAKELEEGNFFDIPCECCRDEYNKHKKITKTLTIKTGEELVFKGLGWVSVKRGPFKIEVTLAEEIAISIRKDFIKPRR; translated from the coding sequence ATGACAAAAAAATGTGTAGGTTGTGGAATAGAATTACAAAATACTGATAAAGATTTGCAAGGATATACACCTAAATCTATTGACAGTAAAGAAGATACATATTGCCAAAGATGTTTTCAACTAAAGCACTATGGTAAATATTCAACAAATAAAATGACAAGAGAAGACTATAAAAAGGAAGTTGGAAAACTTTTAGATGATGTTAAGCTAGTGATAGCAGTTTTTGATATTATTGACTTTGAAGGTTCATTTGATGTTGAAATTTTAGATATCTTAAGAGAAAAAGATTCTATTGTTGTTGTAAATAAGCTTGATTTAATACCTGATGAAAAACATCCATCAGAAGTTGCAAATTGGGTAAAAGATAGACTTGCAGAAGAAAGTATCGCTCCTTTAGACATAGCTATAGTTAGTACAAAAAATGGTTATGGTGTAAATGGAATTTTCAAGAAAATAAAACATTTCTATCCTGATGGAGTTAATGCTATGGTTATAGGTGTTACTAATGTTGGTAAATCTAGTGTTATCAACAGACTTTTAGGAAAGAGAATAGCTACAGTATCTAAGTATCCAGGTACTACAATAAAAAATACTTTAAATATGATACCATTTACAAATATTGGTTTATATGATACTCCAGGTCTAATCCCTGAAGGAAGAGCATCAGATTTATTATGCGATAGCTGTGCTCAAAAGATTATTCCAGCTGGAGAAATTTCAAGAAAAACATTTAAAGCTAAGTATGATAGAATAATAATGATAGATAATTTAGTAAAAATTAGAGTTTTAAATGATGAAGAAGTAAAACCTATATTTGCTATCTATGCAGCAAAAGATGTTAAATTCCATGAAACAACAATAGAAAGAGCTAAGGAACTTGAAGAAGGAAACTTCTTTGACATACCTTGTGAATGTTGTAGAGATGAATATAATAAGCATAAAAAAATTACTAAAACTTTAACAATTAAGACAGGAGAGGAGCTAGTATTTAAAGGTTTAGGTTGGGTCTCAGTTAAAAGAGGACCTTTTAAGATAGAAGTTACTTTAGCAGAAGAAATAGCAATCTCTATCAGAAAAGACTTTATAAAACCTAGAAGATAG
- a CDS encoding tyrosine-type recombinase/integrase — protein MIKKSIKNFIYYLEFEENKKHNTVISIRKDLNQFLIYLNEHDIIDFNKLDELLIKEYFTKLKTEEISASTFNRRLSSIKKFYKYLVDKGLKEKGSEILIESEKNDEKKIEYLSPEEINLVRATMQGENFNILRDRLMFELLYSSGMTVAELLSLGEVNFNLEKREIYILKNKLSKTMYFSETCKEFYIKFLNSKKEKFKEDYNPNIIFTNNSNERLTDRSVRRLINKYGEMANLNKEISPYTLRHSFCIYMLKNGMPKEYLARLLDLKVVGLLDVYEGLC, from the coding sequence ATGATTAAAAAATCTATAAAGAATTTTATTTATTATTTAGAGTTCGAAGAAAATAAAAAGCATAATACAGTTATATCTATAAGAAAAGATTTGAATCAATTTTTAATTTATTTGAATGAACATGATATAATTGATTTTAATAAGTTAGATGAGCTTTTAATAAAAGAATATTTCACTAAATTGAAAACAGAGGAAATATCAGCATCTACATTTAATAGAAGGCTATCTTCTATTAAAAAATTCTATAAGTATCTTGTTGATAAGGGACTAAAGGAAAAAGGCTCTGAGATATTAATAGAAAGTGAAAAGAATGATGAGAAAAAGATTGAATATCTAAGTCCTGAAGAAATTAATCTTGTAAGAGCTACAATGCAAGGAGAAAATTTCAATATTCTAAGAGATAGACTTATGTTTGAACTTCTTTATTCAAGTGGTATGACTGTTGCAGAATTACTTTCATTAGGTGAAGTAAATTTCAATTTAGAAAAAAGAGAAATCTATATTTTAAAAAATAAGCTTTCAAAGACTATGTATTTTAGTGAAACTTGTAAGGAGTTTTATATAAAGTTTTTAAACAGTAAAAAAGAAAAATTTAAAGAAGATTATAATCCTAATATTATTTTCACTAATAATTCTAATGAAAGATTAACAGATCGTTCTGTTAGAAGGCTTATTAATAAATATGGCGAAATGGCTAATTTAAACAAGGAGATTAGTCCATATACTTTAAGACATTCTTTTTGTATCTATATGTTAAAAAATGGAATGCCAAAAGAATATCTTGCAAGACTTCTAGATTTAAAAGTTGTAGGGCTCTTAGATGTGTACGAAGGGCTTTGTTAG